TCTTAGATGCATCTTTTTGGCTTTTTTTTGCCCCGAATAAGAGGGAAGGGGTGTCATGTGGTTTACCTATCAATGGATTGGATGCAACCCAATTCTAAGATGGTCCATTTAGTAATCCAAGGCAATTGTGTTTGTGTTTGATCCAATCAGTTTATGGTTTGAAAGAACAATATTAAGATGCATCACTTCAAATATGTTGTATTTATTTTCCATTTATGAATTTAAACTTAAAACAGAGAATTCTTGGGGTTCTTCTATCACTTCAGAATGGATTTTAATGGTCCGTTCACTTAATGGATCATCAGATCGAATTGTGTTTCTCAGAATGCAGAtcaaaagattggatttttggggaACACATCAGATCCTGAacaatcttgatttttttagaatACAGATCAAATGCCACTTATTGATGAGACCATTACATCTCTATCCAATAGTCCAAGTGTTGAGGCATATTCAAATCAAAAGCTGAACTGTCCTGTAACCCTGATTGAATGGAAATGGCATGACCTGAGAAGGATCCATAAGGCACTCCATTGTTCTTTCTATATGGTCGTCACCTATTTATTATCTGTTTAAGAAGATAGAAATCAGCCACCATCTTTGTGCTGTCCATTTGGCTTGTACTGTTCGGTAGACTTTTCTTTGTTTGAAtgcttttaaatttctttgttttagatttcttaattatttttcttgaacacTCTTTTCCCATTTGTTTCCTTCCTTTGTTTCTTTTATGTTGAAATCACTGCACGCAAAGTTATTTGTTGCAAAAGGGTAATGATGATGTCAAAGGCAGGAAAGGCAGTGCTTCTATCCCTTCACCGCTTGCGATCGCAGGCATCACAGCCAAGTTATTTTAAGGATGCTGACTGACTGCCAGAATAAAAAATAGGACTAATATAACAAATATATAGAGACGAAGAGGGGAGACTTATCATGATCGAATCTTAAAGACTTAACTCAGATTTAATCTCAGTCGTTTATCAATCTTTCTCCCCGACAACGGCGGAACAAGTGCTTTGTAAAATCTGAGCCGTCGATCACACAACGGCTTTCCCTTTTCCACCCGCCTATTTATTAgactctcctcctcctttcccctcctccgtgttctctctctctctgtcccttTCTTTCTTGAAGATTTGTTTCTTTTCCTTGGAGGGCGGCAACCGATCGAGCGAGGCGGCGGCGGGCATCATGGATCTCGACGAGCGCCAATGTTGGAGAAGGCGGTATAAGAGTCCTATATGCGGACGGAGTGCTGTTCGGGATCTCGGTACCACGGGAAACGTGGCAAGGACAACGGAGATGATGGAGAGAGGAGGGACTCCAACGATCTACGGCGGAGGAGCGTAACACGGTGAGAAGCGCCACCGCGGGAAGTGCCGGGTGATGGACCGGTAGCAGCGGGGAGGAGACGGGATAAGGAGgagaggagaaaggaaagaaaaaaaaatgtaacaAGAAAAGGgaacatggagagagagagagagagagagagagagagagagagagagaggggagcagGGGAACTGAAATCTTGAGAAAGACATTGGTTAGAGAGAAAGCAGGTACCATCTTATCTCCTTCGTTTGGCCTTCTTTCTTGGTATTTCTTTTTAGTTTGCTTCCGAGATAATCATTAGATGTCAGTCAGGAGAAACTCTTTCTTTCACCCCTCACTGTGTCTCACGGTGTTGGCACCGTGTGACAGATCTCATGTTTGGTTAATTTCAAGAAGACTTAGACTCGAGGGAAATTGACACATCagggaaaaataaaagaaaatttcttGCAAGTATAATGATCGATCACCTCTTTTACTATTTGTTGTATGGTTTCTTTAAATGTATTCTTTTATTGCGTCAAAGGTAGCCGATGCGGCTACACTTTGTTGAAGTCTTTAATGCTTACTAGTGTTCACTTTGCTTTCTAATTTCGCATGTTTGATTCTGACCAAGGCCCCTAAACTGCAACAAAAATCTTCCCTCGACTGAACAAGTATCTAAGACAAATTAGAAACCAAAGAAAGAAAGAGCTAATCTCATATCATATTTTGAAAAGCACACTAATAACACTACATATGAAGTTTCTACAAATGTTAATATCCTAACCTAATTGGTGTGATGTTATTTAATCGATTTGGGTTTCATTGAACATTTTGACTGTAAACAAACAAGATTTATTATTTAGAGTTGGAATCTTTAAATTCTTTTGGCTTGTACTTCAAGGTTTGATGATGATGGCCACCCACAATCTTTTTTTGACGTTCCAACATGCTACGGTTTGAAGACCCTATCATGCTCGGAAAGTTTTATCAACTTTTTCTACTTGCTGATTTGTTATAGGTTAGTGAAACAGCATTTTGGTTTTTTTTATGATTATCTGGTGATTTATTAGATTTCTTCTTTCTGTGGCTCCACATACTTTTTTATTTGGTATATTTGATGATGAGAAAGACTGCTTCTTTCATGGGATTAAAAATGTCATATGCATGCCAGAGCTCCCTGTAAGTGAACTCTCATGTAAGTAGTTGCTTCTAAAGCAGCATATCTTTTGGAATTTTATTGTAGTTTCCAGGTGAGGGATGTTCTTGTTATCATGGATCAAAACCCAAGAATGTCAAAAGGAattgggtctctctctctctcaaacacaCGACTCTATGTTGGCTAGCACTATTATTTGCATGTATTTATTTTTGGGTGATGCCAAGCGATATACCATGAAATTCTCCATTATTAATCATCAATTTCTACAAGAACCTTTACACATTCTATTTTCCATGATATAATTTAGACTCTCGAATTTTGATTGTAACACTTAAATTTATGTTCTTTGAAGTGTGGAGTTTGCTTATGGGGTTTAGCTTATGTTTCTTACCAAGTTATGATAAGCAATTTTGTTACATATAGTTAAACATGTGTTGCTGCTATCTTGCCTAAACAAATATCTAGTTGTATATCTTCTGATAAATTATTTCCTGTTATTATTGCTAGATATGTGTCCTTTGGTTTCCTGAATTTACATCAAAGGAAAATGGCAAAAAGTGCCCCAAGTTTAATCTGTGGCTTTGAGGATGGACACCTCTCAAATGGTGGTAACCTTTCACAGAAGTCTTCTCACTTGGAAGAAACCTCCACCACTTAAATTCTGTCTTTTTAGACCTCAAGCCCTTCTTCACAATTTTGTGGGAGAAATCCCTTTTAGTTAGTTTGGCGTGGATCTTAAATTTTTGTGGGAATTCTTTCGCTTAGAATTTTGCTTCTAGGTTAAAAGCATCAATGTTTTAAGGATATCCTACATGTTCTTTGAtgactatgatattgatatataatatatttcaGTATTTTTTGTTTAATGGTGTATTTGATGTCGATTTTTTGTTTAATGTTATTTGGTATTTTTCTATTCACTTCATATATTTGAACTTGTATAAGTTTTGTGATGTTATATACCAGGCatatgctttatatatatatagattggcATTTTGCCATTGTATCATAGTTGGAAAGAGATATGTCTGACTATGAAATTTGCTTTTCCATACTCTTTATGTGCATATACGTCTTTAGGTCCTTTGTCAAGCAGCCTTTGGTGGTGCTCTTTTAGTCTATTGACGCATGCAAGCCTTCGGTGATTGTTTGCCCAGTGCATATTATTTCACTAGCGCCTTTTGTTGCTCTTGAATTCCTCTTTGGGTCATGGAACTTATTTAGGGCTCATCGCTTGTGGTTTTCTATGCAGATGCATTGAGGAGTAGAGTTCTTCAATTTATTTAAAATTCATTTTACTTTGgtattgctttaatttattttctatttattGCACATGCATTGCAGTAGCACGCCACAATTCTTTATTTGGTGTCTAGTCTTGAAGAATGATGCAGTAGCTTATATCGGTTGCATCTTGAACTTGGAAGTTCATACTCTAAAAGAAATATTCGTCTTTTAGTATACCTAAGTCCATGTTAATGTGGTAGGGCTGCCTATTGTGGCAGGAAGATCTCAACAATCCTACTTCGAATGATTCGTCATCCCATCTCTTCTATGTTGACCTGTTTGTGTTTTTGTGAATATCATAAGTTGGACTGAGTAATGAGATTTGCTTTTTTGATTCTGCATATGTTGTGGATTGATCCTTTGCTCCACAAAATTCAGGAGAACGCGGCAATTAAGCCTTCGACGCCACTGTCCACAACGGTGGGATGCTACGTGAGACATTAAGATCTTACTATAAAATTATCACTTATGTTTAACAGACACAGTAAAATTATTTTCTGCAAATAACTTTTCCAGTATCAAATTACTTTTTGATTCTATCAACTAACTGTCCCAGTAATATTAAGAAAAGGCTTACAGCAAAACACAATAATCAAATACATAAGAACCGTGATTTAAGAGAGGAATTATATCTAATCATTAAATTCCAGAACCACCTGATAAAATAATCACGCTACATTGACTTCGATCATATACAAttagaaaatataaataatattctcTCTTTGAACAACATACAAGCAGATCTATTTAgcacaacaataaaaaaaatcaccCACTCGGTCACCCTTATGCCCTTGTAAAAAAATCTCTCTTTGTTTAATTAACCCAAAACAAAGATCTGGGGTTGCATATGCATTGCAAGATATTGACAAGTCAGTTATGGTTCTTACAGGCATAAAAAATCTGCACTTGTAACCATGTAAAAAAAATTCACTTTATCATCATCATGTAAAGTAGTACTACACAAGATCTCAGGAAATCGAAAGCAAGTTTACAAACTAATACAATCGATTTAAAATGATACCCTCATTGAATGTCATCACTGCCCTTGATCGTTTGTATTGTTTCTAATTTTCATTGGAAAACAAGTTCAAGTCCTGCCAGGGCAGCTAAGCTAGCATTTGACATAGAATTGAGCAGTTAATGTATATATTTATTTCACTTTATAAATACAAAGCTCAATCCCCTAAATTTTTCACCACCCTATTCTCAATTAGCCCAATGGTGCAAATATGAAGAATACATGATATCCTTAGATGTCAGTGGATAAGTGCTAGATATGACCTTCTTATTACCTCCTGGATTATAGCTTGTCTCATTTTCCTAAGTCCACTCAGAGTGCCACAATTTCTGAAACATGCCGGAGTTGCTTATGCATTTAAGAAACGAATAGCGGCAACACTGATGTATATCTAGATTCACAAgcagagataaaaaaaaaagaaacacaccCAATCATAGTTGCAAAAGAAACATAAACGAGGGAAGAATACATACATATTCAGAATCCGGAAAAATCACAATGCTGATCTTTTAATTGAAAATAAAGCAGATGGCAAATACCAAACACTTGGTTGAATATTTCTGTACCCCTGTATAACACTGACAGAAGGTCATGTTCTGAAAATGAATATGTCACAAAGCTCAGACGCCAATCTCATCAGCATAAGCTATAAACAAATATGTAATAAGACAAGATCCAAAGGAAGAGAACGAAAAAAGTAAAAGAACATGGTTCTTGGATAGAAACATGACAACTGTTGGACTAACTGAAGAAGAAAAGATCATTCTGTAAACACATCAAGAATCTTAGATTGGTCGAAATTGATAGCACAAAATCCCACACActtagagaagaagaagatcatTCTGTGAACACGTCAAGAATCTTAGATTGGATGAAATTGATTGCACAAAATCCCACACACTTAGAGAAACTACCTTGAAGATCTCATGCCCTATAGCTTTAAAAGGCTCCACCATCATTCCTTCGTCCTCCGCGCAAATCAAATAGCAGAAGAATCAACTTTCTTCTAGAAGTAAACCCTTCCAAAACCTCGATCAATATCACATCATCACGTAAACACAACACCAAGAAACATACAAAACACGGCACGAGAGTCAAAGATTCCATGAAGCCACAAAGATCATAGATCCGAAACCAAAAAACCCTCGATCTTTATCATCCATTCTACATCATCACGTAAACGCAACACAGACAAACGCACAAAACAACCGAGCAAGAAAAATCAGAGTCCGAGAAACCATAGCGATCATGAGATCCCGAACCCAAACCCTTGTATCTTTATCATCCATTCTACACCATAATGAGTCATCGTGTCCAAGAAACAACAAAGATCACGGAATTCAACGAATTGCAATATTTTCTTCCGTAACAAAAAGGGAATCGTCCATTTCATccacaaaaaaaaagggggaatgaGATCCCATTGAACGCGAAATCTAACACGGATCGCCAGAAATTACCTATAGCGACAGCGGCGAGGGATCGCCTAGGGATCTTGAAGATTCAACCGCATCCGCCGGAGAGACATCGATAGGGCTTGGCTGGGACTTCTCTCTCGCCTCTCTCCCAATCCCTCGAAACGAACAAACTGCCCTCGGGAGAGAGAGAGTGCGTTATACAGTGTCGGTTCGGATGCTGCGATGAGACGTTTGATGGATCCTCGAATCGATCCGATTATAATCGTTAGCGATAcgatgaagtcgacccggatcCGATTATGAGGCTACCATAAAACTTCTACTACTCCCGCATCGTCGGGAAGCGCACGTGTCCAGACTCGgaagaagcatcgatggaccttaGCTTAATCTCCTCGAGGGCAACTCGGGATGTCTTGCTTCAGTAGAGACTGCCGCAGCGTAACAGACACTGCATAATAATTCTATTATTTTGCTGTATATTCGACGTCAAAATAATTCACAAGACAACACGTATTAGAACTTTGAATCGACGAGGAAATTAGCTCCCCAAATCCGCAATCAATCTAAGACTACTACGAAGCCCATATCTCTTGCTGGTTCCATGAAAAAGGCACTTGAAGCCCAGAAGCCATGTTGTCAACCacgccatcatcatcatcatcatcatcttcggaTTCCCTAATCTATTGCGATGATAAAAAAGCCAACAGATATATACATGAGGAAAACCGGGTAGAGGGCCAATGCCTTTCTTCTTGGATCAACCGCGGCGCTCATAAATGGATATGCTGCCCAGTAGCTCCATGCCAATGTTATTGACACCACAATTATCTTGACTACAACATTAATTTTCAGCGAGCAAATTAGAGCTCCAATGTCCAAAGGGAAGAGGCAGTAGCCAAGAAGACTCAGACTCTGAAAGAAGATGATGCGCCCACCCTGTTAGAGTGAAGGAACACGATCAAAGAAAAGATGTTGGAACTCATGCTGCAAATAATGGAGCAAATGTGAACTGCTTACCAGAAGCAAAACGTTCATCGTCAGGATCACGGCACCGGCAGCAAGGACCGCAAATGCAACGGCAAAGACTTGGGACTGTAACAAAGTATAAAGAAGATGCAGGACATGTAAGCCATCGGCAATGGAGCTTCCCTGATATCGCGTTCGAAAACATGGCACTAAACTATCAGAGAAACTAATACGAGGGAAAGAGCTTCCCTAATTCTGATTGGGCTTCCGATCACCGATTCAATTCAAAGGGAATAGATATCTTGTCAAGAAccaaaaaaaattagaatacATTTTTTAGACTCATTTATCTTCAGTATTCCCATCTACTGATGTATTCAGATGAAGAAAACATGGCATCATCACCAATAATTATTTATCCGAGTTATAAACGATTAAGAAGAAAATGTAGGAAGATCCGGCGTTCAATTACCTTCTTCACGGACGCCGACCATGACAGGGTGAGCCCGAggaagatgatgaagaagaagggcCCCCATAGATCCCAATCCCTCAGCGCCTTCCCGGGATCCTCTCTGAACGGATTGGGGAACACCACCAGTTTCAGATTGATAACGATCCGCGTTAGATCCCGCTTTACCGTATCCAACACGGGCTCGGTGAGGGTGTCCGTCGGCGAACCGAAGCCGTCAGCGGCAACCCCACCACCCGGGCGTGGGCCGGCGGCGGAGGGGTCGACTGGCGGTGGAGGAAGTGGCAGGTAGAAGGAGCGTGGCACCTTCTGGTACGGAGGGGCAAGGGCGGCGGAGGGGAAGGATGCGCGGGGAGGGCTGGGAGGGCGGGCGGTGGGGACGGTGGCGGAGAGGGCGTCGGAGTTGATGAGGTTCTCGATCTCGTCGATGTCCGACTGGGAGGAGGAATGGAATGGGATACTGTCGCCATGCGACATCTTGAACAGGCGAGGCGCAACCGCGGGGTGGGAGGAGggattggaggaggaggaggaggcgttgGGATCTCGAGGCAATTACACGAAGAGGAGGAGAATGGTCGGTTGTTCCCTCAACCGTAGCCCCATCCGAAACATGCTATCCacgatgctatatatatatatatatatatatatatatatatatatatatatatatatatatatatatatatatatatatatatatatatatataaccacagCTTCGTATAATAAATATCTTTTAATTGGAATTTAATATTTGGAAGGTTCGTAATTATAGAATGAACATGTATTTTAACCTTCTCTTACAACCTACCAAAGGAAGATATTTCCAAGTGACGTACACAAGTAGCACAGCATGCATAGTAGGCCTTCAACACCCGAAGCAGCTCGTAGGAATCGAGAACTCGTAATCGTACAATAACCAACAAGAATTACAACACAAGGTGACATGCAGAGTAGCGTGTTGTTGCCTCTCATTTTATACCATCGATTCTCGTTCTATTCACAAGCCAACTTGGTGTCAAAGCTACTTAGGCAGATGGCAAAAGCCTGGAAGGCTGAAAGTGGGTACCGGTAGTCCATGGTGAACGTATCCTTTGCCACCTTGCCAAACTGCAGTATAATCTTATCATGACCTGATCCAGACGGCTgagccgtcgtcgtcgtcgggggGCCAACCGCAGCAGGCTGTGTTGCAGCTATGAGCTGGAAGTTCTTCACGGAGGCGATGGTCACCCGGCCCCGGAAGTTAAGACACCAGCACTGCAGCTGCtcatgccacctggggggtttgtTCCGCAGCACCAACGGTCTCTCCTTCGTATCGGTAGTAGCCTCAAACCCCTCTTGAGCTCCGCCGGCGGAAGTGGCAGAGAAGCGAGAGCTGCTGAAATCTAAAGATCGGTCCATGACGGAGGAAAGGGATGACATGCTGCGGAAGGAATCCTCCAAGGAGCATGCAACTAGGTTGTCAGGTTGGCCAGGGACGACGCCGCCAGGCTCTAGGGCTGATGCGGGAACAGAGTGCATGATGCAGTGCATTCGGCGTGGTCCTCGTGTGCCTAGGACATTCAGTTCGTAAGTTACCTGAGCTATGGGGTAGCTGCCTGACGGGACCTTGGGAGAGACTTTCTTGGAGTAAAACCTGCTGCTTGTTCGTCCCGGAGGACACAGAGCAGCCCCATTGTATGGAGGCTGGGTGTCATAGATCCTGAACTTGGTGCCAATAAAATTTGACCTATGATGAATGCCAGAAGGAAGCAACCAAATTTAGGATTCTCGCCTCTAGTTCAATTTATAGAGAAAGATTTTACAATTAAAATCCAGTACCTCAACTTTCCGACGTAGGTGCTGCTTGACCTTGATATGTTACCAGCATCCGTTGAAATGACATATTCTGTACAGGTTGTCCTTGGGTTCCTTTTAGCTGATAGGAGGAACTTCCCATTCTCAACAAGCACAGCTACATAAGAaattcaacaaaaaaagaaaatcattaaatttcaaaaacaaaacaaagacaATATATgcaaagaaaaataatttcttgCACCATTGGAAAAAAAAACGGAACACAGGCGAAATTAAAAATTGGCTAATGGAAGGATAATCTACAGCGATGAAATCCCTAGGGAGATTGATCAGCATAAGGAAAAAACCAGCCTAAATTCCCAACTTGAACGTTAGCTCTGCATATACGACAAAATACATGAAGAGTTTGTACAAGGAGATCACACTTTTACAGAAAAACTGATGAAGCACAAGAATTTATAGAAGAAAGAGTGGCTGGCTATGTTAGGAAAAGGTGAAAGGATGACAATAATTGCATCAAATATAAGGGATAAACAATATTGTAGTTACCTGAGCAGATATTTATCATCGTTATTGTGACCAAGAAATAACAATATCTacttaaaaggaaaaaaatcggCATACAGGATCGAAGATGCTTCTGGTATTTAGCGTAGAATGTTTAGCAGATAAAATACACAAACTTATGTCCCAACACAAAGCCCTATGTTTGTAGAATCTACTTTGGAAGTGTGTTGCCCACACACGTGTCGGTCACGTGGCTCTTCTTGGCATCCAGAACAATGAGCAGGATCCAAGCCGGTAGTTCCATTTGGTGCCCGAGGGTTGGAACCCAAGGAAAGAAATAAGCCCACCCTATCATACCATAAGTAAATTGTACAAGCAAAAAGCATGAAATCTctggataaaaaataataaaaacacatAACAATGAATAAAAtcagaaaataataaaatgaaaCTAGATGAAATATAAAATGCATTGACCTTTCTAAGATAAAGTAATGCAATATGGAGTGGAACAAACTTacgaaaagaaagatatgcaCATAATCCCTATAGTGTAGATACACACAGCACAGACCAACATATAGtaaatgacataaaaaaaattagttgaGATCGATGACATGAAGAATAAGATATTATTATGAAGCACCAGAATAGAAACAGCAATGTCGGAACCATAGAATCATAAACCAAACCGAAGAGTAAGCACAATTAAGAGTAACAACATATaaggaattttatttatttatttaggatAGTATGAAGAGAATCTGCACCTAGGATATTTGttaaaaaccatttcataaagtgGTTATCACCGTGGAGACAGctaaaagaacaagttatatcttGCGTGGAAGGAATCCTAACTCCATAAAATGGTGAATGACACCTATATTTACTTGTTGCCTAAATCGGTTTAGATAAACGGAAATAAGAAACCCAAAGTCAACCTTTTCATTAAGCAGGCTACCAACATGGTCAGTTGTAAACTTGATTGGAAAAGGGGCACGACTTAAGACTAAATCACCGAAGAATTTCTTTGTCTTTATTTAATTGACCACAAAGAAAACAGGCAAACCTTAATATGATATGGTGGAAATGTCCTTTATAAAAGAATAAATTGTTCATATCTCTACACATGCCTGTTTTGCACGTCACATGGGAATGCCCCGTGTAATGGGGAACATGTAAACGAAACTTATATGTACTACTTGTTTGGAGAATTTATCAATGAAGAGCAAGCTTACCAGGACTAAGACACAGATAAAGATGATAAGTTAATTTTGACTTGTCCCTTTTAATGAAACACTGGATCATCCCATCTCGAGGTCCAGGCTGCACAAACAAAAAGCCAGAAATCAATGAAGTATTGAAATTTTAATAAGTGTAACAAAAGCAACTCCCAGACTTAAAGATGTGTGACGTTGTCTCACATCTATTGTGTCACTAGTAACTTGGTCAGGATAAAAATATTACCTGTTTTAGTGATATCGGAAAAGTAAGCTTCCCACAAAACTCTGGACTTCTAACAATCTCTTTACACATCTCCCTCCATGCCCTGCACACACCAGCACAATCTACAACATGCTTCCGTGATGGCCACGTCGCTTCATTTTCCTCCAACCTTCTAATCACATCACGAAGTAGCTCAGGAGGAAGGGTAGCCCAGTGGCTCTGTTGGGTAATTTGAGAGAAATCATGTGGCTCATTCTCAGAACTATaagattttcctttatgatgacccAGAACTCCTGAAAGTCTCACTTCAAAACTTCGCCTTGACAAACTACCAAAGCTATCCCTTACATCACGAACTATCCTACGAAACGACATCTGGGCTGACTTTAAGTAGATACGTATGCAGAACAGAGCTGTTGCACATACAAGGGGCTAGCAGTACAGTGACAAGGGATCAATGAGGTGGTCTTGGAAAGCATATATAAAAGCAGATGTTTGAACAGGCAAAACTTTAATCTCATTACCTTGCCAAGGATTTAATGTATCCACGAGCCACAAAAGGTTTCACGTGCTCAGTCTCAAAGGATTATATGGCTGCCAAAACAGAACCAGTGATTGAGTGGATTGTCCAAGAAATCAGCATAATTCATTAACTTATATAGTTCAATGATCTAAGCTTCCAACTAGTCATCAGCCGCATTACCTTGGAAACAAAAGgacgttatcacaaaatatcacgATTTAATTGCACAAAAACAAATGGTTACAAAGATGAGACGACCTATGCCATGATCACAGAGAGCCAATGTAATGCATGGTAAAGAAAGATTAAGAACATTGCATAGGTCCATCACCTGCCCTCGATAGATTTATGTTTTCCAATAACAAAGTCGGTGAACATCCATCTAAATTGGAGCTACTTATGTGAATTAGTTATCACAGCAAAACTCCTGTATAAGGCTTCAAAACTTAATGTCTCTCTTTTGAATAAAGTCATATCAATTCAGTTTCCAAGAGTTATAATAagaatgaaaagagaaggaattcaAAACATGAAACACATTTGGCTTGAATGCAAACGATCTGATATAAAATCACTAGTAAATTCTTGATCTAAGATGAAAAGTCAATGATTAGCTTCGTAATTAAGAAAACAAAAGAGGTTAAAAGAttgcataaaatatttttttttcttttagtttgCCATGAGAACCGACCACATGAGACACCAAGTGACCACGTTTATGGTAATCTCTCTCTCCTTCCCCTAAAAACAGGGGCTTAGGTGGGCAGAATCGCCCGGCATGAATCATGGACACAAAGAACTAGTCTCGCCCTCATCTCATTTTAGCAATCAGACGTTGGCGCAGGGAACTCATCCAGTTCCAGCTCCGCAACC
This genomic stretch from Musa acuminata AAA Group cultivar baxijiao chromosome BXJ3-9, Cavendish_Baxijiao_AAA, whole genome shotgun sequence harbors:
- the LOC135649690 gene encoding tubby-like F-box protein 8 isoform X2; the encoded protein is MIQCFIKRDKSKLTYHLYLCLSPAVLVENGKFLLSAKRNPRTTCTEYVISTDAGNISRSSSTYVGKLRSNFIGTKFRIYDTQPPYNGAALCPPGRTSSRFYSKKVSPKVPSGSYPIAQVTYELNVLGTRGPRRMHCIMHSVPASALEPGGVVPGQPDNLVACSLEDSFRSMSSLSSVMDRSLDFSSSRFSATSAGGAQEGFEATTDTKERPLVLRNKPPRWHEQLQCWCLNFRGRVTIASVKNFQLIAATQPAAVGPPTTTTAQPSGSGHDKIILQFGKVAKDTFTMDYRYPLSAFQAFAICLSSFDTKLACE
- the LOC135649690 gene encoding tubby-like F-box protein 8 isoform X1, with amino-acid sequence MSFRRIVRDVRDSFGSLSRRSFEVRLSGVLGHHKGKSYSSENEPHDFSQITQQSHWATLPPELLRDVIRRLEENEATWPSRKHVVDCAGVCRAWREMCKEIVRSPEFCGKLTFPISLKQPGPRDGMIQCFIKRDKSKLTYHLYLCLSPAVLVENGKFLLSAKRNPRTTCTEYVISTDAGNISRSSSTYVGKLRSNFIGTKFRIYDTQPPYNGAALCPPGRTSSRFYSKKVSPKVPSGSYPIAQVTYELNVLGTRGPRRMHCIMHSVPASALEPGGVVPGQPDNLVACSLEDSFRSMSSLSSVMDRSLDFSSSRFSATSAGGAQEGFEATTDTKERPLVLRNKPPRWHEQLQCWCLNFRGRVTIASVKNFQLIAATQPAAVGPPTTTTAQPSGSGHDKIILQFGKVAKDTFTMDYRYPLSAFQAFAICLSSFDTKLACE
- the LOC135650101 gene encoding protein YIP4b-like, whose protein sequence is MSHGDSIPFHSSSQSDIDEIENLINSDALSATVPTARPPSPPRASFPSAALAPPYQKVPRSFYLPLPPPPVDPSAAGPRPGGGVAADGFGSPTDTLTEPVLDTVKRDLTRIVINLKLVVFPNPFREDPGKALRDWDLWGPFFFIIFLGLTLSWSASVKKSQVFAVAFAVLAAGAVILTMNVLLLGGRIIFFQSLSLLGYCLFPLDIGALICSLKINVVVKIIVVSITLAWSYWAAYPFMSAAVDPRRKALALYPVFLMYISVGFFIIAID